From the Halomonas sp. MCCC 1A13316 genome, the window CGAAGCGTGTTGAGTTTCTGGCCGGCCATGTCACGCAGGATCCGCGTGTAGGGGATGGCGACGTTGGTATTGGCGCCCTTGGCAGATTGCGGATCGTCACGCAGCTTCTCCAGATTCCCCATCAACTGGGAGAAAGCAAAGATACCGATCATCACCGGAAGCATCTCGAACCCAGCACCGAGGGCATCGAAGCCGAAGTCGAAGCGCAGGTTGCTGTTGCGGTCATAACCCACCGTGGTGATCAACAGGCCAAGGGCGGCGGCCAGCAGCCCCTTGAGCAGGGCTCCATGCGAGAGACCGGCAACCAGCGTCAGCGCAAAGATGATCAAGGCCGTGATCTCCCAAGGACGGAAGTTCATGCTGAAACTGGCCAGCAACGGACCGAAGTAGACCAGCACGGCCACGCTGATCAGGGTGCCGATGAACGAGGCGGCGACGCCGATGCCAAGCGCGCGCCCAGGTTCCCCACGCTGGGCCATGGGGTAACCATCGTAGACGGTGGTGATGGAGGAGGGTGTGCCGGGTATCCCCAGCATCACACCGGAAACGATGCCGCCCGAATAACCCCCGACGAACACACCGACCATCAGCGAAACGCCACTCACGGGATCCATGGCAAAGGTGAAGGGAAACACCACCAGGATGGCCATGGTCACGGTGAAGCCGGGTATGCTCCCGCCGATGATACCGAACAGCACACCTATCAGGATCAGCAGCAGCACCGACGGAGTGCCGACCTGAGCAAGCGCTTGTAAAAAAAAGTCAGCCATTAGTCACTCCGTCGTCAGGGTAGCCAGACGTTGAGGACGAAACGAAAGATCACGTACACCAACGGGGCAATAGTGCACGAGACCACTAAATTGATGAGCCACTTGCGGCGCGTATCGATACCCAGCAGCAAGGCCAGTGAGGCCATCAAAAAGGCCAGCGTGGCAATCAGATAGCCGATCAGCGGCAGTAGCAGGGCATAGAGTCCGAACAAGCCGAACAGGGACAGTACAGTGGCATTGTGTCGGACCCACTCGGTGAGGGAGCGGCGTGGCCGACTCGGTTCACTGCTGGCTACGCCCTGAGATACCAACCAGGTGCGTAGCAGCAGTAGCAAGGACAGGACGGCAATGATGCCCAGCAGGATCTGCGGGAATAGAGCTGACCCATAAGGTTGCCAGCTGGTGGGCGGTGCGATGTTTCGCGTCTCTGCCATCAGGATGCCGGTGATGACCAGCATGGCGAGTGCCAGGGCGCGGTCCTTGGTCAAGGTCAGCATGGTCTTGCTCTCCGTGCTTGCCCCGGAGACTTGGGCCTCCGGGGGCTCGCTACGTCTCAGTTCTGAAAGTCGATGTTTTCGGCAGCGGCGGTGAGGGCTGCCTCATTTTCCTCCAGAAAGGCCTGGTACTCCTCCCCGGGCAGGTAGCGCACTACCGAGCCGAAGTCGTTCTCGATGCGACTGCGGACCTCGTCATCTTCCAGCGCTTTGCCGTAGGCGTCCGCCAGGGTGTCGAGGACTTCCTGCGGCGTTCCCTTGGGAGCGAACAGGCCACGGCTGGTGGAGTGGTCCATCTCGATACCCTGCTCGCGCAGCGTCGGGATATCGGGCAGGCTATCGAGCCGCTCGGGATGCGCCACGCCCAGAGGGGTGAAGCTGCCATCCTCGAAGAAGGCCCCGGCGGAAGGCAGGTTGAACATGGCGAAGTCGATCTCTTCGGCAAGCAGGGCGGAAACCTGCTCGCCGGTATCGGGATAGCCGACCAGGCGCACGTCAGCCATGTCGATGCCCGCGGCATCGAAGAACTGCACCCAGAAGAAGTGGTCGGTTGAACTCGGGATCATGCTGAAGCGGACTTCTCCGGGGTTCTCGCTGACGTAGTCGGCGATCTCCTCGGCACTCTTGACGGGATGATTGGCGTGGGCAACCGGAAGGTTGATGGTCTGGGTCAGCAGGGTGACGGGCTCGAAGGCATCGTAGGAGTAGTCCACGGTGCCGGCCAGCTTGGAGAGCGCAATGGTGTCATGGCTGCCCAACAGGGTGTAGCCATCGGGATCGGCATCCTTGACGTTGCGTGAACCGAGTGTCGCGCCGGCCCCGGCCATGTTCACAGGCACAACCGATTCGCCCAGATGCTCTTCGGCCTCCTTCGAGATCAACCGGAAGATGATATCGGTGGCGCCGCCTGGGCCGTAGGGAATAATAAGGCGGATGTCCTTTTCCGGGTAGTCAGCTTGGGCACTGCCGGCAATGGCAAGGCCAAGAGTGGCAATGATGGGAGTCAGCTTGTTGCGCATCATGATGTAACACCTCGGATGTTGTGGCTTTTGTCGTAAGGTTCGGGCTGCGCCGAACACGGTTGAGCGCGTGTTCCGTATCGATTCTTGTTCTGGGTCTTTCAGCCGAGAAAGAGCCCCCCGTAGGCCAGAGCGGCCATCACAATAAAGGCCGGGTGAATTCGCAGCCGCAGCAGTGCCACGGCCGCCAATGAGCCGATCAGCAGGGTATGCACAAGGCCTGCCGTCTCCAGCCCTTCGGTGAAGAAGCTCCAAGTCAGCCAGGCCATCATCATGGCAATGACCGGGCGTACCCACTGACTCATACGCTTGACGCGGGGCGAGTCACGGTAACGGTAAAGAAGTCCCAGAGCGCCCAGCATCAGCAATAGGGAAGGCACCACAGTGGCCAGCACAGCGACGACAGCGCCACTGGCACCGGCGACGTCAAAGCCGATCTGACCGGCCATCTTGGTGGCGATGGGGCTTGGCAAGGCATTGCCCAGCGCCAGGGTTTCGGCGAATTCCTGGGCTGTCATCCAGCCATAGCGTCCCACGACTTCCGCCTCTATTAGCGGAATGATCGCAGGACCTCCGCCGTAACCGATGATGTTGGGAATGAAAAAGGCAAGGAACAGCTCCCAGTGAATCATTCACGGGCCTCCCTCGGACGTGGTTCCGGTGAGACCATCGCCGTCACTAGCAGGGCACCGATGATCCAGCCGGGATGCAGACCGAGCAGGTAGATGAGCACCCCTGATCCCGCCCCCATCGCAAGGCTCAACCAGGGGCCCAGGGAAAGGCGCGACTTGTTCCAGAAGTCCAGCGTCAGCTGGCCCATCATGACCATGACCACGGGCACGACGGCGTATCCCATCCCGCGGATCCAGGCGACATCGCGATAACGGCTGAACAGACCCAGCAACAGGATCATGGCAAGCATCATGGGAACGATGACGGCAGCGACGGCGATAACGCAGCCGGCGATGCCTCCAATGCGATAGCCGATGTAGCCCGGCATCTTGGTGGCGATGGGCCCGGGAAGGGTATTGGCAATGGCGAGCACGTCGGCGAAGGCATCGTCATCCAACCAGCGATGACGGGTGACGACCTCGTCGCGGACCAGGGGGATCATGGCCGGCCCGCCGCCGAAGCCAAGCAGGCCGATGCGGGTAAAAGCCCAGAAAACCTTGC encodes:
- a CDS encoding tripartite tricarboxylate transporter permease; the protein is MADFFLQALAQVGTPSVLLLILIGVLFGIIGGSIPGFTVTMAILVVFPFTFAMDPVSGVSLMVGVFVGGYSGGIVSGVMLGIPGTPSSITTVYDGYPMAQRGEPGRALGIGVAASFIGTLISVAVLVYFGPLLASFSMNFRPWEITALIIFALTLVAGLSHGALLKGLLAAALGLLITTVGYDRNSNLRFDFGFDALGAGFEMLPVMIGIFAFSQLMGNLEKLRDDPQSAKGANTNVAIPYTRILRDMAGQKLNTLRSSLIGSLIGALPGTGGTVANFVSYDQAKKFSRHPERFGTGIPDGIVASEASNSAVAGGAFVPTLALGIPGDLPMAIMMGVLILHGITPGPLMFEQNPILVGAIYASLMIGAVVMVLCQLLLVRWFAKISLIPQQILVPVVLMLCAIGSYALNNNLFDIWVLFAFGILGYLLWKASVPLTPLILGVVLGDNLERQLFRALELDSSWLTFLTRPLSALFLSLAVASVIFSLYQNRKIQRLQADEATSRNA
- a CDS encoding tripartite tricarboxylate transporter TctB family protein — protein: MLTLTKDRALALAMLVITGILMAETRNIAPPTSWQPYGSALFPQILLGIIAVLSLLLLLRTWLVSQGVASSEPSRPRRSLTEWVRHNATVLSLFGLFGLYALLLPLIGYLIATLAFLMASLALLLGIDTRRKWLINLVVSCTIAPLVYVIFRFVLNVWLP
- a CDS encoding Bug family tripartite tricarboxylate transporter substrate binding protein, with the translated sequence MMRNKLTPIIATLGLAIAGSAQADYPEKDIRLIIPYGPGGATDIIFRLISKEAEEHLGESVVPVNMAGAGATLGSRNVKDADPDGYTLLGSHDTIALSKLAGTVDYSYDAFEPVTLLTQTINLPVAHANHPVKSAEEIADYVSENPGEVRFSMIPSSTDHFFWVQFFDAAGIDMADVRLVGYPDTGEQVSALLAEEIDFAMFNLPSAGAFFEDGSFTPLGVAHPERLDSLPDIPTLREQGIEMDHSTSRGLFAPKGTPQEVLDTLADAYGKALEDDEVRSRIENDFGSVVRYLPGEEYQAFLEENEAALTAAAENIDFQN
- a CDS encoding chromate transporter, whose product is MIHWELFLAFFIPNIIGYGGGPAIIPLIEAEVVGRYGWMTAQEFAETLALGNALPSPIATKMAGQIGFDVAGASGAVVAVLATVVPSLLLMLGALGLLYRYRDSPRVKRMSQWVRPVIAMMMAWLTWSFFTEGLETAGLVHTLLIGSLAAVALLRLRIHPAFIVMAALAYGGLFLG
- a CDS encoding chromate transporter; this encodes MIDQSPASLSKVFWAFTRIGLLGFGGGPAMIPLVRDEVVTRHRWLDDDAFADVLAIANTLPGPIATKMPGYIGYRIGGIAGCVIAVAAVIVPMMLAMILLLGLFSRYRDVAWIRGMGYAVVPVVMVMMGQLTLDFWNKSRLSLGPWLSLAMGAGSGVLIYLLGLHPGWIIGALLVTAMVSPEPRPREARE